A portion of the Ricinus communis isolate WT05 ecotype wild-type chromosome 10, ASM1957865v1, whole genome shotgun sequence genome contains these proteins:
- the LOC8287107 gene encoding serine/threonine-protein phosphatase PP1 isoform X2 has product MMMMTMEGMMDKGVLDDIIRRLLEGKGGKQVQLSEGEIRQLCVNARQVFLSQPNLLEIKAPIRICGDIHGQYQDLLRLFEYGGYPPSCNYLFLGDYVDRGKQSLETICLLLAYKISYPDKIFLLRGNHEDAKINRIYGFYDECKRRFNVRLWKIFTDCFNCLPVAALIDQKILCMHGGLSPELENVNQIKEIQRPTDIPDSGLLCDLLWSDPNVKVEGWSDSDRGVSCTFGADKVAEFLDKNDLDLICRGHQVVEDGYEFFAKRRLVTIFSAPNYGGEFDNAGALLSVDESLVCSFEILKPAASASSSKLPLKKPPKA; this is encoded by the exons atgatgatgatgacaaTGGAAGGGATGATGGATAAGGGAGTATTGGATGATATAATAAGGAGGCTATTGGAGGGGAAAGGAGGAAAGCAGGTTCAGCTTTCTGAAGGAGAGATCCGTCAATTGTGTGTTAATGCTCGCCAAGTCTTTCTCTCTCAGCCTAATCTCCTTGAGATTAAAGCTCCCATTCGCATATGTG GTGATATTCATGGACAATATCAAGACCTCCTGAGGTTGTTTGAATATGGTGGCTACCCCCCTTCTTGCAACTACCTTTTTCTCGGAGATTATGTTGATCGAGGAAAGCAAAGTTTGGAGACTATATGTCTGCTTCTGGCCTATAAAATCAGTTATCCTGACAAAATTTTTCTATTGAGGGGAAATCATGAAGATGCAAAGATCAATAGGATATATGGGTTTTATGATGAGTGTAAAAGGAGATTCAATGTCAGGCTTTGGAAAATATTTACTGACTGTTTCAATTGTTTGCCTGTGGCTGCACTCATTGATCAGAAGATACTGTGTATGCACGGTGGCCTCTCTCCTGAGTTGGAAAATGTCAACCAAATAAAGGAAATTCAGAGGCCTACTGACATTCCTGATAGTGGTCTGCTTTGTGACCTACTTTGGTCTGATCCTAATGTTAAGGTTGAGGGCTGGTCAGATAGCGATCGAGGAGTTTCATGTACCTTTGGAGCTGATAAGGTTGCTGAGTTTTTGGATAAGAATGACCTTGATCTCATTTGCCGAGGTCACCAG GTGGTGGAAGATGGATACGAATTTTTTGCTAAACGAAGACTAGTCACAATATTTTCAGCCCCAAACTATGGTGGGGAGTTTGACAATGCAGGTGCTTTGCTGAGTGTCGACGAATCTCTAGTGTGTTCCTTCGAGATATTGAAGCCAGCTGCATCAGCAAGCAGTTCTAAGTTGCCCCTTAAGAAG CCTCCTAAAGCTTGA
- the LOC8287097 gene encoding serine/arginine-rich splicing factor SR30 isoform X3 has product MLLQILVILAVFFFISVLIDKCLLLGKRMSSRASRTLYVGNLPGDIRQREVKDLFYKYGPIVEVDLKIPPRPPGYAFVEFEDARDAEDAIRGRDGYNFDGCRLRVELAHGGRRHSSPGDRYSSYSGRSGSRGPSRRSDYRVLVTGLPSSASWQDLKDHMRRAGDVCFSQVFRDRGGMTGIVDYTNYDDMKHAIKKLDDSEFRNAFSRSYVRVREYDSRRSYSRSPSCGPYDRSRSRSRSRTRSRHSDWSRSKSPGAKYHSRSLSVSPGRSVSPRSHAGSSPRSSS; this is encoded by the exons ATGTTATTGCAAATTCTTGTGATTTTAGCAGtgttctttttcatttcagttttaattgataagtgcTTATTATTAGGGAAAAGAATGAGCAGCCGTGCAAGCCGCACTTTGTACGTAGGGAATCTTCCTGGAGACATTCGACAGAGAGAAGTAAAAGATTTGTTTTACAAG TATGGACCCATTGTTGAGGTTGATCTAAAAATTCCACCAAGACCTCCAGGCTATGCTTTTGTTGAG TTTGAAGATGCTCGTGATGCTGAAGATGCTATTCGTGGTCGTGATGGGTATAATTTTGATGGGTGTCGTTTACGA GTGGAGCTTGCTCATGGCGGTCGAAGACATTCATCTCCAGGGGATCGTTATAGTAGTTACAGCGGTAGAAGTGGAAGCCGTGGTCCTTCCAGGCGCTCTGATTATCGTG TTCTGGTCACTGGATTACCTTCATCTGCTTCATGGCAAGATCTCAAG GATCATATGCGACGAGCTGGGGATGTCTGTTTTTCTCAAGTCTTTCGTGATCGTGGTG GTATGACAGGAATTGTAGATTATACAAACTATGATGATATGAAACATGCT ATCAAGAAACTTGATGACTCTGAGTTTCGCAATGCATTTTCTCGGTCTTATGTGCGG GTGAGGGAGTATGATTCAAGAAGAAGCTACTCCCGAAGTCCTAGTTGTGGCCCATATGACCGGAGTAGGAGTAGGAGCAGGAGCAGGACTCGGAGCCGCCATAGTGACTGGAGCAGGAG CAAGTCTCCGGGCGCTAAATATCATAGTCGCTCTCTGTCTGTATCTCCTGGTAGATCTGTTTCTCCACGCTCTCATGCTGGATCGTCTCCCAGATCTTCAAG TTAA
- the LOC8287104 gene encoding 50S ribosomal protein L18 produces MVIPPPVKWPPRVADFLKPYVLKMHFTNKFVSAQVIHSPSATVACSASSQEKALRPSMENTRDVAAAAKIGKILGERLLVKGIPAISVFLKREQKYHGKVKAVVDSVRESGVKLL; encoded by the coding sequence ATGGTTATTCCACCACCAGTTAAGTGGCCACCTAGAGTTGCAGATTTTCTGAAACCCTATGTCCTGAAGATGCACTTCACGAACAAGTTTGTTAGTGCCCAAGTTATCCACTCACCGAGTGCTACAGTGGCATGTTCAGCAAGCTCACAAGAGAAGGCTTTGAGGCCAAGCATGGAAAATACCCGGGATGTAGCAGCTGCAGCCAAAATTGGGAAAATACTGGGAGAGCGGCTGCTGGTCAAGGGCATACCTGCTATTTCTGTTTTCCTGAAGAGAGAACAGAAATATCATGGAAAGGTGAAAGCTGTGGTTGATTCTGTAAGAGAATCTGGTGTCAAACTACTTTAA
- the LOC8287098 gene encoding uncharacterized protein LOC8287098 — protein MADAKNKFESVREWVAEHKLRTVGCLWLSGIAGSIAYNWSQPNMKTSVRLIHARLHAQALTLAALAGAAVVEYYDHKSGAKAEQYAGYIPHKDSK, from the exons ATGGCTGATGCTAAGAACAAATTTGAATCTGTCAGGGAATGGGTCGCTGAGCACAAGCTTCGAACTgttg GGTGTCTATGGCTTAGTGGAATTGCTGGCTCAATCGCCTATAATTGGTCTCAACCCAACATGAAAACCAGCGTTAGGCTTATTCACGCCAG GTTGCACGCACAGGCGCTCACGCTGGCTGCATTAGCCGGTGCTGCAGTGGTCGAGTACTATGATCATAAAAGTGGAGCAAAGGCTGAACAATATGCAGGGTACATCCCGCACAAGGACAGCAAATGA
- the LOC8270067 gene encoding uncharacterized protein LOC8270067 — MPLIYTNSYSSLSAILCIVLLFSSSWLAKSVNEEPTAYEILSDYNFPKGLLPKGVIGYDLDTTSGKFSAFLNGTCSFSLEGSYQLRYKSTIRGHISKGKLSSLQGVSVKLLFMWVDIVEVSRSGDDLEFSVGIAGAGFPIDNFEESPQCGCGLDCGDRRKVSKMRSNPFVSSL; from the coding sequence ATGCCTTTAATCTACACCAATAGCTATTCATCTCTATCAGCAATTCTTTGCATAGTACTCCTATTTTCATCATCATGGTTAGCTAAATCAGTAAATGAAGAACCCACAGCGTATGAGATTCTCAGTGATTACAACTTCCCTAAAGGGTTATTGCCTAAAGGAGTTATTGGCTACGATCTCGATACAACTTCAGGTAAATTTTCTGCGTTCTTGAATGGTACTTGTAGCTTTTCTCTCGAAGGATCTTATCAGTTAAGATACAAGTCAACTATCAGAGGTCACATATCTAAAGGGAAGCTTTCTAGTCTGCAAGGTGTTAGTGTTAAACTATTGTTTATGTGGGTTGATATTGTTGAGGTTTCAAGAAGTGGGGATGATCTTGAGTTCTCTGTTGGAATTGCTGGTGCTGGATTTCCTATTGATAATTTTGAGGAGAGTCCTCAATGTGGATGTGGTTTGGACTGTGGAGATCGTAGGAAAGTTAGCAAGATGAGATCAAACCCTTTTGTATCTTCTTTGTAG
- the LOC8287106 gene encoding uncharacterized protein LOC8287106 → MKKIYYDGFFVLLFLFYFQIPFSSGKHDGVCTSKGGRFPPFSSEGKPPKKISRGSKDLTLCRVFRKKTCCDVAQTYPALLSVRRLASAGEASQECLQLWELLECSICDPNIGIQPGPPLICSSFCDRVYEACATAYFSMEAKTQVLAPCGVNEFVCGKAAEWVSNGTELCHSAGFAVKVADDTYHGTEGAFCYGGRASLDSIAESWKASRSELPQKAGNLGALEDFQQWVQELPFSEKVSWAVGGMVLTAGLLFLSKRKSYSQRQKLAAIQRTARRLDGKMNQSSPESQGNRKGNRRQTLS, encoded by the exons atgaagaaaatatattatgacGGGTTTTTTGTTCTGCTGTTCCTTTTTTACTTTCAAATCCCTTTTTCCTCTG GAAAGCATGATGGAGTATGTACTTCCAAAGGTGGTCGGTTTCCACCATTCTCATCTGAAGGGAAACCACCAAAAAAGATAAGCAGGGGCTCCAAAGATTTGACCCTTTGCAGGGTGTTCCGCAAAAAGACTTGCTGTGATGTAGCTCAGACATATCCTGCTCTGCTGTCTGTTAGAAGACTGGCTTCAGCGGGGGAGGCCAGCCAAGAGTGCCTGCAGTTATGGGAATTATTGGAATGTTCCATCTGTGATCCCAACATTGGAATTCAACCTGGACCCCCTCTTATATGTTCTTCTTTTTGTGACAGAGTGTATGAAGCCTGTGCTACTGCTTACTTTTCTATGGAAGCAAAGACACAG GTTCTAGCACCATGTGGAGTAAATGAATTTGTTTGTGGTAAAGCTGCTGAATGGGTCTCCAATGGCACAGAACTCTGTCACTCTGCAGGCTTTGCTGTTAAAGTGGCTGATGATACATACCATGGTACAGAAGGAGCATTTTGTTATGGTGGTAGAGCCAGTCTTGATTCTATTGCCGAGTCATGGAAGGCTTCACGTTCTGAGTTGCCTCAGAAAGCTGGAAATTTGGGTGCTTTAGAAGATTTCCAGCAGTGGGTGCAGGAACTGCCTTTTAGTGAAAAAGTTTCTTGGGCAGTTGGAGGGATGGTGCTGACTGCAGGGTTGTTGTTTTTGAG CAAGAGGAAGAGTTACAGCCAGCGCCAGAAGCTAGCAGCTATTCAACGAACAGCAAGGAGACTGGATGGCAAGATGAACCAGAGTTCTCCTGAGAGTCAAGGGAATAGGAAAGGAAATAGAAGACAAACACTGAGTTGA
- the LOC8287109 gene encoding bidirectional sugar transporter SWEET16 yields the protein MANLSFIVGILGNIISILVFASPIKTFWIVMKKKSTENYKGVPYITTLLSTSLWTFYGLLNPDGLLVVTVNGTGVVFQSVYVTLFLIYAPKDKKIKSAKLVALLNVGFVGAVIAVTLLAMHGHLRLTFVGIVCAALTIGMYAAPLSAMRMVIKTKSVEYMPFLLSFFLFLNGGIWSIYALLVKDIYIGVPNATGFVLGSVQLILYAIYKSKSPSTKPQDAIGEGSAHSVKGDIEMDAYSNDEEASAKNISLDKGISLPVPSVNRQKSLQKVLRTLSLNAKDLQYWAIE from the exons ATGGCTAACTTAAGCTTCATAGTTGGCATACTTG GCAATATCATTTCTATACTGGTTTTTGCTTCTCCCAT AAAGACGTTCTGGATagtgatgaagaagaaatcgACTGAGAATTACAAAGGGGTTCCGTATATAACTACCTTATTGAGCACCAGTTTGTGGACTTTctatggacttctcaatccgGATGGTTTACTTGTTGTGACGGTGAACGGCACCGGCGTCGTTTTCCAGTCCGTCTATGTCACTCTCTTCCTCATCTACGCTCCCAAGGATAAGAAG ATTAAGTCAGCAAAGTTGGTGGCCTTACTAAATGTGGGTTTTGTGGGAGCTGTTATAGCAGTAACTCTTCTGGCAATGCATGGACATCTGCGGCTGACATTTGTTGGAATTGTATGTGCTGCGTTAACCATAGGCATGTATGCAGCACCTCTATCTGCCATG AGAATGGTGATAAAGACTAAGAGTGTGGAGTACATGCCTTTCTTGCTCTCGTTTTTCCTCTTCCTCAATGGAGGTATTTGGTCCATTTACGCCCTTCTCGTCAAAGATATCTATATCGGA GTGCCTAATGCTACGGGCTTCGTGCTTGGATCAGTTCAATTGATACTCTATGCAATATATAAGAGCAAGTCTCCTTCAACCAAGCCACAAGATGCCATAGGAGAAGGCTCAGCTCACTCTGTTAAAGGAGACATAGAAATGGATGCATATAGTAATGATGAAGAGGCTAGTGCGAAGAACATAAGTCTCGATAAGGGGATAAGCCTACCAGTGCCATCAGTTAATCGACAAAAAAGCTTGCAAAAGGTTCTAAGAACACTTTCTTTAAATGCTAAAGATTTGCAGTATTGGGCTATAGAATAG
- the LOC8287105 gene encoding dormancy-associated protein homolog 3 isoform X2, giving the protein MGLLDQLWDDTVAGPPPDNGLGKLRKHSTFNFRSTTGKESDGQNGRSLGDDASEEVTKVTRSIMIVKPPGYQFGSPPVSPAGSTPPVSPFSESPFAFEEDRHQMHMRRQARLDPGVLLLLTTSDI; this is encoded by the exons ATGGGTCTACTTGACCAGCTTTGGGACGATACCGTGGCCGGACCACCACCGGACAACGGCCTCGGCAAGCTCCGGAAACATTCCACCTTCAATTTCCGGTCAACCACCGGCAAGG AATCAGACGGTCAAAACGGGCGATCGTTAGGTGATGATGCCAGCGAGGAGGTAACAAAAGTTACGCGCAGTATCATGATAGTAAAGCCACCTGGATATCAGTTTGGATCTCCTCCGGTTTCCCCTGCCGGCTCTACTCCTCCGGTATCGCCCTTTTCCG AGAGTCCTTTCGCTTTCGAAGAAGATCGACATCAGATGCATATGAGAAGGCAAGCGAGGTTGGACCCAGGAGTCCTGCTCCTCCTTACGACGTCTGATATATGA
- the LOC8287100 gene encoding acetylajmalan esterase has protein sequence MSINVSFFLVLMMGSLFLLSCEAQDLKACKFDAIYQLGDSISDTGNSIVEIPPAFHSRLPYGETIGKATGRPSDGYLMIDFIAQSAGLPFLEPYENPNSKFTHGADFSVAGARAMSAEDLLKLNLDVGFTNSSLSVQLGWLKKVLSTVCNGPKDCQEKLKSSLFMVGLIGPNDLMAGLFKGDGIEKVKTTVLPAVLQTVIDGVQTVISYGASRVVVPGAYPLGCTPSLLTTYSVNKSAAYDSLGCLKDYNDFFAYYNTQLQIALENSRKANPNVIIIYSDFYSATQSILDNLSTLGFKAFRKACCGIGGEFNFTPTMQKTCGAKGVPVCPNPKEHVFWDGGHFSHHANMVLAEWLIKEMLPQLHCSA, from the exons ATGAGTATCAACGTATCTTTCTTCCTTGTTCTTATGATGGGCTCATTGTTTCTCCTTTCTTGCGAGGCACAAGATCTTAAGGCTTGCAAGTTTGACGCAATATATCAACTGGGTGATTCAATCTCGGATACAGGAAATTCCATAGTGGAAATTCCTCCAGCTTTTCACAGTCGCTTGCCTTACGGCGAAACGATTGGTAAAGCAACGGGTAGACCATCAGATGGATATCTAATGATCGATTTTATAG CACAATCTGCTGGTCTTCCATTTCTTGAACCTTATGAAAATCCGAATTCGAAATTCACTCACGGAGCAGATTTTTCAGTCGCTGGTGCCAGAGCTATGTCTGCGGAAGATCTATTGAAATTAAATCTTGATGTTGGATTCACTAACAGTTCTCTTAGTGTACAACTTGGATGGCTTAAAAAGGTTCTATCAACTGTCTGCAACGGCCCTAAAG ATTGTCAGGAGAAACTCAAATCATCCCTCTTTATGGTCGGGCTTATTGGACCAAATGATCTTATGGCTGGACTGTTTAAAGGTGACGGCATTGAGAAAGTAAAGACAACTGTGCTACCTGCAGTTCTGCAAACCGTTATAGATGGTGTCCAA ACTGTTATAAGCTATGGTGCTAGCCGAGTCGTCGTCCCTGGAGCCTACCCATTAGGTTGTACGCCAAGCTTACTAACAACATATTCAGTAAACAAGTCTGCTGCGTACGATTCACTCGGTTGCTTAAAGGATTATAATGACTTTTTCGCGTATTATAATACCCAGCTCCAAATAGCTCTTGAGAATTCAAGAAAAGCAAATCCAAATGTAATCATTATTTACAGTGACTTTTACAGTGCGACCCAGTCGATTTTGGATAATCTTTCAACTCTTG GATTTAAAGCATTTAGAAAGGCTTGTTGCGGGATTGGAGGTGAGTTTAATTTCACCCCTACAATGCAAAAGACATGCGGAGCTAAAGGTGTACCAGTTTGTCCAAATCCTAAGGAACATGTGTTTTGGGATGGAGGACACTTCAGTCATCATGCAAACATGGTATTAGCAGAGTGGCTGATTAAGGAAATGTTGCCTCAACTTCATTGTAGTGCTTGA
- the LOC8287099 gene encoding 60S ribosomal protein L22-2: MSRGSAAAGVKGKKKGATFTIDCAKPVEDKIMDIASLEKFLQERIKVGGKAGALGDSVTVTRGKSKITVASDSNFSKRYLKYLTKKYLKKHNVRDWLRVIASNKDRGVYELRYFNIAENEGEEED; this comes from the exons atgagtCGAGGGTCTGCGGCGGCGGGagtcaaaggaaagaagaaaggagcaACCTTTACAATAGATTGCGCAAAGCCAGTGGAAGATAAGATAATGGACATTGCTTCGCTTGAGAAGTTTCTTCAAGAGAGAATTAAGGTTGGAGGCAAAGCTGGCGCTCTTGGCGATTCTGTTACTGTCACTCGTGGGAAAAGCAAGATCACTGTCGCTTCTGACAGTAACTTCTCCAAAAG ATATCTCAAGTACTTGACTAAGAAGTACTTGAAGAAACACAATGTGAGAGATTGGCTCCGAGTGATTGCATCCAACAAGGACCGAGGCGTATATGAATTGAGGTACTTCAACATTGCCGAGAATGAGGGGGAAGAGGAAGACTGA
- the LOC8287105 gene encoding dormancy-associated protein homolog 3 isoform X1 codes for MGLLDQLWDDTVAGPPPDNGLGKLRKHSTFNFRSTTGKESDGQNGRSLGDDASEEVTKVTRSIMIVKPPGYQFGSPPVSPAGSTPPVSPFSGGRESFRFRRRSTSDAYEKASEVGPRSPAPPYDV; via the exons ATGGGTCTACTTGACCAGCTTTGGGACGATACCGTGGCCGGACCACCACCGGACAACGGCCTCGGCAAGCTCCGGAAACATTCCACCTTCAATTTCCGGTCAACCACCGGCAAGG AATCAGACGGTCAAAACGGGCGATCGTTAGGTGATGATGCCAGCGAGGAGGTAACAAAAGTTACGCGCAGTATCATGATAGTAAAGCCACCTGGATATCAGTTTGGATCTCCTCCGGTTTCCCCTGCCGGCTCTACTCCTCCGGTATCGCCCTTTTCCG GAGGCAGAGAGTCCTTTCGCTTTCGAAGAAGATCGACATCAGATGCATATGAGAAGGCAAGCGAGGTTGGACCCAGGAGTCCTGCTCCTCCTTACGACGTCTGA
- the LOC8287105 gene encoding dormancy-associated protein homolog 3 isoform X3, with amino-acid sequence MGLLDQLWDDTVAGPPPDNGLGKLRKHSTFNFRSTTGKESDGQNGRSLGDDASEEVTKVTRSIMIVKPPGYQFGSPPVSPAGSTPPVSPFSGRESFRFRRRSTSDAYEKASEVGPRSPAPPYDV; translated from the exons ATGGGTCTACTTGACCAGCTTTGGGACGATACCGTGGCCGGACCACCACCGGACAACGGCCTCGGCAAGCTCCGGAAACATTCCACCTTCAATTTCCGGTCAACCACCGGCAAGG AATCAGACGGTCAAAACGGGCGATCGTTAGGTGATGATGCCAGCGAGGAGGTAACAAAAGTTACGCGCAGTATCATGATAGTAAAGCCACCTGGATATCAGTTTGGATCTCCTCCGGTTTCCCCTGCCGGCTCTACTCCTCCGGTATCGCCCTTTTCCG GCAGAGAGTCCTTTCGCTTTCGAAGAAGATCGACATCAGATGCATATGAGAAGGCAAGCGAGGTTGGACCCAGGAGTCCTGCTCCTCCTTACGACGTCTGA
- the LOC8287107 gene encoding serine/threonine-protein phosphatase PP1 isoform X1: MMMMTMEGMMDKGVLDDIIRRLLEGKGGKQVQLSEGEIRQLCVNARQVFLSQPNLLEIKAPIRICGDIHGQYQDLLRLFEYGGYPPSCNYLFLGDYVDRGKQSLETICLLLAYKISYPDKIFLLRGNHEDAKINRIYGFYDECKRRFNVRLWKIFTDCFNCLPVAALIDQKILCMHGGLSPELENVNQIKEIQRPTDIPDSGLLCDLLWSDPNVKVEGWSDSDRGVSCTFGADKVAEFLDKNDLDLICRGHQVVEDGYEFFAKRRLVTIFSAPNYGGEFDNAGALLSVDESLVCSFEILKPAASASSSKLPLKKVIQPPTLLKLEISNMSQVIWGLIPVLNRR, encoded by the exons atgatgatgatgacaaTGGAAGGGATGATGGATAAGGGAGTATTGGATGATATAATAAGGAGGCTATTGGAGGGGAAAGGAGGAAAGCAGGTTCAGCTTTCTGAAGGAGAGATCCGTCAATTGTGTGTTAATGCTCGCCAAGTCTTTCTCTCTCAGCCTAATCTCCTTGAGATTAAAGCTCCCATTCGCATATGTG GTGATATTCATGGACAATATCAAGACCTCCTGAGGTTGTTTGAATATGGTGGCTACCCCCCTTCTTGCAACTACCTTTTTCTCGGAGATTATGTTGATCGAGGAAAGCAAAGTTTGGAGACTATATGTCTGCTTCTGGCCTATAAAATCAGTTATCCTGACAAAATTTTTCTATTGAGGGGAAATCATGAAGATGCAAAGATCAATAGGATATATGGGTTTTATGATGAGTGTAAAAGGAGATTCAATGTCAGGCTTTGGAAAATATTTACTGACTGTTTCAATTGTTTGCCTGTGGCTGCACTCATTGATCAGAAGATACTGTGTATGCACGGTGGCCTCTCTCCTGAGTTGGAAAATGTCAACCAAATAAAGGAAATTCAGAGGCCTACTGACATTCCTGATAGTGGTCTGCTTTGTGACCTACTTTGGTCTGATCCTAATGTTAAGGTTGAGGGCTGGTCAGATAGCGATCGAGGAGTTTCATGTACCTTTGGAGCTGATAAGGTTGCTGAGTTTTTGGATAAGAATGACCTTGATCTCATTTGCCGAGGTCACCAG GTGGTGGAAGATGGATACGAATTTTTTGCTAAACGAAGACTAGTCACAATATTTTCAGCCCCAAACTATGGTGGGGAGTTTGACAATGCAGGTGCTTTGCTGAGTGTCGACGAATCTCTAGTGTGTTCCTTCGAGATATTGAAGCCAGCTGCATCAGCAAGCAGTTCTAAGTTGCCCCTTAAGAAGGTTATCCAGCCACCTac CCTCCTAAAGCTTGAAATATCTAACATGAGTCAGGTCATCTGGGGTCTCATTCCGGTTTTGAATAGAAGATAA